One region of Permianibacter fluminis genomic DNA includes:
- a CDS encoding SRPBCC family protein — translation MKHDTSRFRGQYRTAIPPHYSAWLHGGFVLLFGVICIGFLWSRAENVRVWEWLAIPLGLIFQNWGEYQVHKNLGHHKRRFSALFYKRHTGDHHSFFVQEQMHYEYRQDWRIIFFPPWLIVVFAVGVFCAWWLLSTINNNVAALFSGTLLLGYLGYEIIHACEHLPAQHPLSKLPWIRQMRRLHALHHNRELMHSCNFNIVFPLWDWIYGTLHWSTETRHDAREQANTMQHHIDIPRSPEQVLRYVGTPTRWHEWHPYKVTVIGPAGSLLPGTHFEYSSERAGDLSWEVVDYLPGQLWQATAQGKHGLELRVTYSCVGTARGTRFTRKLEYRFASVVGRVADCLFVRRRIERDSVALLTKLGSVAEQMIPVSN, via the coding sequence ATGAAACACGACACCAGCCGCTTTCGTGGCCAATACCGCACCGCGATTCCGCCCCACTACAGTGCCTGGCTGCACGGTGGCTTCGTGTTGCTGTTCGGTGTGATCTGCATTGGGTTTCTGTGGAGCCGGGCCGAAAATGTCCGCGTCTGGGAATGGTTGGCGATCCCGCTTGGCCTGATTTTTCAGAACTGGGGCGAATACCAGGTCCACAAAAATCTGGGGCATCACAAGCGCCGGTTCAGCGCGCTGTTCTACAAGCGCCACACCGGCGATCACCACAGCTTCTTTGTGCAAGAGCAGATGCACTATGAGTACAGGCAAGACTGGCGGATCATTTTCTTTCCACCATGGTTGATCGTGGTGTTTGCGGTTGGCGTCTTTTGCGCCTGGTGGCTGCTGAGCACCATCAATAACAACGTCGCAGCCTTGTTCAGTGGCACCCTGCTGCTTGGCTATCTGGGTTATGAAATCATTCATGCCTGCGAACATTTACCCGCCCAGCACCCGCTGTCAAAACTGCCCTGGATACGGCAGATGCGCCGCCTGCATGCGCTGCATCACAACCGCGAGTTGATGCACAGTTGCAACTTCAACATCGTATTTCCACTCTGGGACTGGATCTATGGAACGCTGCACTGGTCAACCGAGACCCGACACGACGCGCGCGAGCAGGCAAACACCATGCAGCACCATATTGATATCCCGCGCTCACCTGAACAGGTATTGCGCTACGTTGGCACGCCCACACGCTGGCATGAATGGCACCCGTATAAGGTCACAGTGATTGGCCCTGCCGGATCGCTGCTGCCCGGTACGCATTTTGAGTACAGCAGCGAGCGCGCTGGCGATCTGAGCTGGGAAGTGGTGGATTATTTACCGGGCCAACTCTGGCAAGCGACGGCGCAGGGCAAACATGGCTTGGAATTACGGGTAACCTACAGCTGTGTCGGCACCGCGCGCGGCACCCGGTTTACCCGGAAGCTGGAGTATCGATTTGCTAGCGTGGTGGGACGCGTA
- the bsrA gene encoding LysR family transcriptional regulator BsrA, giving the protein MITNLRQLDLNLLLVFDALMQEQNLSQAAVRLNLSQSTVSNALARLRQQLDEPLFQRTARGMVPTPQAHALYGPVRDALQLLRLGLGPQQNIDLNAELLFRLSMNDYAQAIFLPGLLMHLRAQAPQLMLSVQFDEAETLAKRLKSGELDLAIDYLHFDDEELRYQPLLEEQLAVIARADHPVANAGLTLAQYQDCNHVAALPRAGRGSPLEIVLGSAKVQRKVQLFVPQYLAIPTIVAQTDLLGTVPRRLAEHFARQYALQVLPLPLAIPPIQVNLIWHKQQDVSVALRWLREQVTAHTHERFAVSP; this is encoded by the coding sequence ATGATCACGAATTTGCGTCAACTCGATCTGAATCTGCTGCTGGTTTTCGATGCCCTGATGCAGGAGCAGAACCTGTCGCAAGCGGCCGTTCGACTGAATCTGAGCCAATCGACCGTCAGCAATGCTCTGGCCCGGTTGCGCCAGCAGCTGGATGAGCCGCTGTTCCAGCGCACCGCCCGTGGCATGGTGCCAACACCTCAGGCGCATGCGTTGTACGGGCCGGTGCGCGACGCGCTGCAACTGCTGCGATTGGGTTTGGGGCCACAGCAAAACATCGACTTGAATGCGGAACTGCTTTTCCGGCTGTCGATGAACGATTACGCCCAAGCGATCTTTCTGCCCGGCCTGCTCATGCATTTGCGAGCACAAGCGCCGCAGTTGATGCTGTCGGTGCAATTTGACGAGGCAGAAACGCTGGCCAAGCGCCTGAAGTCCGGCGAGCTGGATCTGGCCATCGATTATTTGCATTTTGATGATGAGGAGCTGCGCTACCAACCCTTGCTTGAAGAACAGTTGGCGGTCATTGCGCGCGCCGACCATCCCGTTGCCAATGCGGGGCTGACGTTGGCGCAGTATCAGGATTGCAATCATGTGGCGGCGTTACCGCGCGCCGGTCGCGGTTCACCGCTGGAGATAGTGCTAGGGTCGGCCAAGGTGCAACGCAAGGTGCAGCTATTTGTGCCGCAATATCTGGCCATTCCGACCATTGTTGCGCAGACCGATTTACTCGGCACGGTACCACGGCGCCTTGCCGAACATTTCGCCCGGCAGTATGCGCTGCAAGTCTTGCCATTACCGCTGGCGATACCGCCGATTCAGGTGAATTTGATCTGGCATAAACAGCAAGATGTCTCTGTCGCGTTACGTTGGCTCAGAGAGCAGGTGACGGCCCACACGCATGAGCGTTTTGCGGTGTCGCCATAG
- a CDS encoding LysR family transcriptional regulator has product METPDLNLLLTLDVLLTEGSVARAAERLRLSPSAMSRALARLRETTGDPLLVRAGRGLVPTPRAIELRERVSQLRQEAEGVLRPVEHLQLSQLNRIFTLRTREGFAENFGPALIAKVAEQAPGVRLAFVQKTNKDSTALRDGSVDLETGVIGNEMGPEVRAQALFRDRFVGVVRAGHDLTQGEISVARYCTGKHVGISRRGFDHGLVDDALNPLGMTREVVTSVDAFSTALAFARGSDLIATVPEKHTGNLRTGMNSFALPFAMPAITISLFWHPRLDADPAHRWLRGLVREICAGDLLQTPANS; this is encoded by the coding sequence ATGGAAACGCCCGATCTGAACCTGTTGCTGACGCTGGACGTGCTGCTGACCGAAGGCAGCGTCGCCCGCGCGGCAGAGCGGCTGCGGCTGAGTCCGTCGGCCATGAGCCGGGCGCTGGCGCGCCTGCGCGAGACCACCGGTGACCCGCTACTGGTCCGCGCCGGCCGCGGCCTGGTCCCCACCCCACGCGCCATCGAATTGCGCGAACGGGTCAGCCAACTCCGTCAGGAAGCCGAAGGCGTGCTGCGCCCGGTTGAGCACCTGCAGCTCAGCCAACTGAACCGAATTTTCACGCTGCGTACACGCGAAGGCTTCGCCGAAAATTTCGGCCCGGCATTGATTGCCAAAGTCGCCGAGCAGGCACCCGGCGTGCGACTCGCCTTTGTCCAGAAAACCAACAAGGACAGCACCGCCCTGCGCGACGGCAGCGTCGATCTGGAGACCGGCGTGATTGGCAATGAGATGGGCCCGGAAGTGCGGGCGCAAGCGCTGTTTCGTGATCGTTTTGTTGGCGTGGTGCGCGCAGGTCATGACTTGACTCAAGGCGAGATCAGCGTTGCCCGCTATTGCACCGGCAAACACGTCGGCATCTCGCGCCGCGGCTTTGATCACGGACTGGTTGATGACGCACTGAATCCGCTTGGAATGACCCGCGAGGTGGTGACGAGCGTTGACGCCTTTTCAACCGCGCTGGCGTTTGCCCGCGGCTCGGATTTGATCGCCACCGTGCCGGAAAAACACACAGGCAATCTGCGGACCGGCATGAACAGCTTTGCACTGCCGTTTGCCATGCCGGCGATCACGATCTCGCTGTTCTGGCATCCCCGGCTGGATGCTGATCCGGCGCATCGCTGGTTGCGCGGTTTGGTGCGGGAGATTTGCGCCGGCGATTTGCTTCAGACACCGGCGAACTCCTGA
- a CDS encoding MFS transporter, translated as MTNTASTAAASAPVATPSGACTLRQRSSFRWGLASLALAMLLSSLGTSIANVGLPTLAQVFNASFAEVQWVVLAYLLAITSLIVSVGRLGDLIGRRRLLLIGIAIFTVASILCGAAPTLWWLLAARAVQGLGAAIMMALTMAFVGEMVPKEKTGSAMGLLGTMSAIGTALGPTLGGVLISGFGWSALFFINVPLGLLALLLGYRFLPRARADLKWAQRRFDIRGTLLLVLTLVTYALAVTVQFDAAHSGFGWLNLLLLMMALLAALLFIAAAKRTASPLIPLRMFRSPLLSAGFAMSTLVTTVVMATLVVGPFYLSGALMLDAAEIGLVMSSGPLVAALTGVPAGRLVDRFGAQRMTLSGLIAMATGAALLPLLSTHFGIPAYVAPLMLLTAGYAVFQAANNTAVMTGSPPDQRGVIAGMLNLSRNLGLVTGASVMGAVFAFGAAASNLLTATPAAVTAGMRLTFIVATVIILIALVIAVASHARAARAVAAKR; from the coding sequence ATGACCAATACCGCTTCCACCGCCGCAGCCTCCGCACCTGTCGCCACCCCCTCTGGCGCTTGCACGTTGAGGCAGCGCAGTTCCTTCCGCTGGGGTCTGGCCAGCCTGGCGCTGGCCATGCTGCTGTCTTCGCTGGGGACCAGCATCGCCAACGTCGGTTTGCCAACGCTGGCGCAGGTCTTCAACGCCAGCTTTGCCGAAGTGCAGTGGGTGGTGCTCGCGTATCTGCTGGCGATCACCAGCCTCATCGTCAGCGTCGGGCGGCTTGGCGACCTCATCGGTCGACGCCGTCTGTTGCTTATTGGCATCGCGATTTTCACCGTCGCGTCAATCTTGTGTGGTGCGGCGCCGACGCTGTGGTGGCTGCTTGCAGCGCGTGCCGTGCAGGGGCTGGGTGCGGCAATCATGATGGCGCTGACCATGGCGTTTGTTGGCGAGATGGTGCCAAAAGAAAAAACCGGTAGCGCGATGGGTCTGCTCGGCACCATGTCGGCAATCGGCACCGCACTCGGCCCCACATTGGGTGGCGTATTGATTTCGGGATTTGGTTGGTCCGCGCTGTTTTTCATCAACGTGCCGCTTGGTTTGCTGGCGTTGTTGCTGGGTTATCGTTTTCTGCCACGTGCGCGCGCGGATCTGAAGTGGGCGCAACGCCGCTTCGATATTCGTGGCACGCTGCTGCTGGTGCTGACACTTGTGACTTACGCGCTGGCGGTGACCGTTCAATTCGACGCAGCGCACTCGGGTTTCGGCTGGCTCAACCTGTTATTGCTCATGATGGCACTGCTTGCTGCGCTGCTGTTTATCGCTGCCGCGAAGCGGACGGCGTCACCGCTGATCCCGCTGCGAATGTTTCGCAGCCCCCTGCTGAGCGCCGGTTTTGCGATGAGCACGTTGGTGACAACCGTGGTCATGGCGACGCTGGTGGTCGGGCCGTTTTATCTGTCCGGTGCGCTGATGCTCGATGCGGCCGAGATTGGCCTGGTGATGTCATCGGGACCATTGGTCGCAGCGCTGACTGGCGTGCCGGCCGGCCGACTCGTTGATCGGTTTGGTGCCCAGCGCATGACGCTGAGCGGGCTCATCGCCATGGCAACCGGTGCGGCGCTATTGCCACTGCTGTCGACTCATTTCGGTATTCCGGCTTATGTCGCGCCGCTGATGCTGCTCACTGCCGGTTACGCCGTGTTCCAGGCGGCCAACAACACCGCCGTGATGACAGGAAGTCCGCCCGATCAGCGTGGGGTGATCGCCGGCATGCTGAATCTGTCGCGCAATCTGGGTCTTGTCACGGGAGCTTCTGTCATGGGCGCGGTATTCGCTTTCGGTGCGGCTGCGTCCAATCTGCTGACCGCGACGCCCGCTGCTGTGACCGCCGGTATGCGACTGACGTTTATCGTTGCGACCGTGATAATTCTGATTGCTCTGGTCATTGCCGTGGCAAGTCACGCGCGTGCTGCACGCGCTGTCGCTGCCAAGCGTTGA
- a CDS encoding alginate export family protein produces MAMLLGVSFVAATSTAAKEESTNAPGVERPTPAEPYPLAAAGWGPELGNGLFASRWAEDWTSMRAAGTAPLFKGMPIGDEASLTLNAETRWRYDVVENGQLREGNDYQQGLLRAVLGAELRVNDGLRAYGELASGQVDGRRDTATANFQNDASLQQLFVDAKHYAGENLFGAIIGRQEFSDGPRQLISLSDGPNLHRTWNGVRLYAHNKWRRFGAFDLRATRLQRAGFDEAWNPEERLQGLNASFILSADATADMFLDPFWFHSENPNFRSGSQLGLDTRNTVGTRLWGKRGELKFDWTLAHQSGDFMGRAIDAWGLFTVQSVVLSSEGWKPRLTAHIDAASGGGTYAEGTLNGFNPLYASSNYLGEGQFLSLSNLLMVAPGITVSPTAATTLSAEYGFARRLDTDDAAYAGGMRAYAGSQNVPGHELGGLLRVIGTWSVDPRWTVFFNYEHFDAGDVLARAGHSSGSYVYAGATFRY; encoded by the coding sequence ATGGCAATGCTGCTTGGTGTCAGTTTTGTTGCGGCAACGTCAACTGCAGCTAAAGAAGAAAGTACAAATGCACCCGGTGTGGAGCGGCCAACACCGGCAGAACCGTATCCGCTTGCGGCGGCGGGGTGGGGGCCAGAACTCGGCAACGGTTTGTTTGCCAGCCGCTGGGCGGAGGACTGGACCAGTATGCGGGCAGCGGGAACGGCGCCATTATTTAAGGGCATGCCGATTGGTGATGAGGCATCACTGACACTGAACGCGGAAACCCGCTGGCGTTACGATGTGGTCGAAAACGGTCAGCTTCGTGAGGGCAACGATTACCAGCAAGGTTTGCTGCGTGCGGTGCTGGGTGCCGAGCTGCGCGTCAACGACGGTCTGCGTGCATACGGCGAACTGGCGAGCGGTCAGGTTGATGGTCGTCGTGACACGGCCACCGCCAACTTCCAGAACGACGCTTCATTGCAGCAATTGTTTGTCGATGCCAAGCATTACGCTGGCGAAAATCTGTTTGGTGCAATCATTGGACGCCAGGAGTTCTCCGATGGTCCACGGCAGTTGATCAGTTTGAGTGATGGCCCGAATCTTCATCGGACCTGGAATGGTGTGCGCCTTTACGCCCACAATAAATGGCGCCGTTTCGGCGCATTCGATCTGCGCGCAACCCGGCTGCAACGCGCGGGCTTTGACGAAGCGTGGAACCCGGAGGAGCGGCTACAGGGTCTCAATGCCAGTTTCATACTGTCGGCTGATGCAACGGCGGACATGTTTCTGGATCCATTTTGGTTTCATAGTGAAAATCCAAACTTTCGCTCCGGTAGTCAACTTGGTCTTGATACGCGCAATACCGTTGGTACGCGCCTGTGGGGCAAGCGGGGCGAGCTGAAATTCGACTGGACGCTCGCGCACCAGAGCGGCGATTTCATGGGCCGTGCCATTGATGCCTGGGGCCTTTTCACAGTGCAGAGTGTCGTGCTTTCCAGCGAAGGCTGGAAGCCTCGTCTGACCGCACATATCGACGCTGCTTCCGGTGGCGGTACTTATGCAGAGGGAACGCTTAATGGCTTCAATCCGCTTTACGCCAGCTCCAATTATCTTGGCGAAGGTCAGTTCCTCAGTCTCAGTAATTTGCTGATGGTTGCGCCGGGGATAACCGTGTCGCCAACCGCCGCGACGACACTTTCTGCCGAATATGGTTTTGCCCGTCGCCTCGACACGGATGATGCGGCTTACGCGGGCGGCATGCGCGCCTATGCCGGCAGCCAGAACGTCCCCGGCCATGAGCTGGGTGGGTTGCTGCGGGTTATCGGCACCTGGTCGGTTGATCCTCGGTGGACGGTGTTCTTCAACTACGAACATTTTGATGCTGGCGATGTGCTCGCTCGCGCCGGGCATTCGTCGGGCAGCTATGTCTATGCGGGTGCGACCTTTCGCTATTGA
- a CDS encoding sensor domain-containing diguanylate cyclase, with translation MAISRETDPIDAAIKQEQIRILYLGLPATLAVAALIAVLLVTLEWPRFPHDRLLLWLTGFLLVIFLRIGLLLAWRRAVAQAPGVRSTVDWLNWYRLGVLMTAVGWGPGGYWLFSIADVSQQIWLTMVLLGVSSAGSASHSVDRVSALLIACVPILPVMVLMALKPEVSILLPVMGVLYLIYTYASTGRMQTNQLDNIRLRQQTADYTEALRVNEERWNLALESAGEGVLDWDVGSGQVLYSRSWKQLLGYSDTAVGSSLSDWHDRMHPDDRARALAEWQAHLDNTLTDYHSEQRMRCQDGSYTWCLCHGQVVGRDAAGKPLRFIGILTDISKLKFAEKMQESLRAISEASQSAESLAELFRRIHQVIGELLPAKNFFVALYNEQTEEMSFPYFIDEFDPPPEARKLDEHTLSARVIRSRQALLLTPETDVSGDQVSSSIVGSDSLDWLGVPMLLQGRVIGVLVVQSYSGDVRYTERDKQLLQFVSTQTAVAIERKQVQEKLNHERHIQNALRDISEAAQASENLQDMFAKIHGIVGSLLPAKNLFVALYDHENDILSFPYFVDEHDAPPGPRKLGEGTLSARVIRSGEALLLTRDQSKNILDPGTVLVGSAFLDWLGVPLISQKRTIGVLVVQSYGGNIRYSEKDRDLLKFVSTQVATAIERKQSDERIRHLAQHDVLTDLPNRALFNDRLQVAITRNARYKEHLALMYLDLDKFKPINDTYGHAVGDLLLKEAADRIRQSVRDSDTVGRIGGDEFLVLLHTVSSAEAATIVAEKIRSALAKPFSILGHELAISGSIGVAIYPENGGDQKSLAACADAAMYRAKHEGGNRYVIVDGTKVADGCFSDNETVDADRVDGAAPAETRNV, from the coding sequence ATGGCTATTTCTCGCGAAACCGACCCGATTGACGCAGCAATCAAGCAGGAACAGATCCGCATTCTGTATCTCGGGCTGCCCGCGACACTGGCGGTGGCGGCGCTGATTGCGGTGTTGTTGGTCACGCTGGAGTGGCCGCGTTTTCCGCACGACCGGCTGCTGCTGTGGTTAACGGGATTTTTGTTGGTCATTTTTCTGCGCATTGGTCTGCTGTTGGCATGGCGACGCGCCGTGGCGCAGGCGCCCGGCGTCCGCAGCACAGTCGATTGGTTGAACTGGTATCGACTCGGCGTGCTGATGACTGCTGTGGGGTGGGGGCCGGGCGGCTACTGGCTGTTTTCAATCGCCGATGTCAGTCAACAGATCTGGTTGACCATGGTCTTGCTCGGTGTCAGCTCGGCCGGCTCGGCCAGTCATTCGGTTGATCGGGTCTCTGCCTTGCTGATCGCCTGCGTGCCGATACTGCCAGTGATGGTGCTGATGGCACTCAAGCCGGAAGTGTCCATTCTGCTGCCCGTGATGGGTGTGCTGTATCTCATTTACACCTATGCCAGCACCGGCCGGATGCAAACCAATCAGCTCGACAACATTCGTTTGCGGCAACAAACTGCCGATTACACCGAAGCCCTGCGGGTGAATGAGGAGCGTTGGAATCTGGCGCTGGAAAGTGCCGGCGAAGGCGTCCTCGACTGGGATGTCGGTTCGGGGCAGGTTCTCTATTCGCGCAGCTGGAAACAACTGCTTGGCTATTCGGATACGGCGGTTGGCAGCAGCTTGAGTGACTGGCATGACCGCATGCATCCGGACGATCGCGCCAGAGCCTTGGCGGAGTGGCAGGCGCATCTGGACAACACGCTGACGGATTACCACAGCGAACAGCGCATGCGTTGTCAGGATGGCAGCTACACATGGTGCCTCTGTCATGGTCAGGTGGTTGGCCGCGATGCAGCCGGCAAACCGCTGCGCTTCATTGGTATCCTGACCGACATCAGCAAACTGAAGTTTGCGGAAAAGATGCAGGAGTCCTTGCGCGCCATTTCCGAAGCATCGCAGTCGGCAGAAAGCCTGGCCGAATTGTTCCGACGTATTCATCAGGTTATCGGCGAGCTGTTACCAGCCAAAAATTTCTTCGTCGCCTTGTACAACGAACAAACCGAAGAAATGAGCTTCCCCTATTTCATTGACGAGTTCGACCCGCCGCCGGAGGCGCGAAAGCTGGATGAGCATACTTTGTCGGCACGGGTGATTCGCTCACGTCAGGCATTGTTGCTGACGCCGGAAACCGATGTCTCGGGCGATCAGGTCTCATCATCCATTGTTGGCTCGGATTCGCTCGACTGGTTGGGCGTACCGATGCTGTTGCAAGGGCGGGTCATTGGCGTGCTGGTGGTGCAGAGTTATAGCGGTGACGTGCGCTATACCGAGCGCGACAAGCAATTGCTGCAGTTTGTTTCAACCCAAACCGCCGTTGCCATCGAACGCAAACAGGTTCAGGAAAAGCTCAACCACGAACGGCATATACAGAATGCCCTGCGTGACATCTCCGAGGCAGCGCAAGCGTCTGAAAATTTGCAGGACATGTTCGCCAAAATACATGGCATTGTCGGCAGCCTGCTGCCAGCAAAGAACCTGTTTGTTGCCCTCTACGATCATGAAAATGACATTCTCAGTTTCCCCTATTTTGTCGATGAGCATGACGCTCCACCGGGACCTCGCAAGTTGGGGGAGGGTACGCTGTCGGCACGGGTTATCCGTTCGGGTGAGGCGCTATTGCTGACCCGCGACCAATCAAAAAATATTCTGGACCCCGGAACGGTGCTGGTCGGCTCGGCGTTCCTGGATTGGCTGGGGGTGCCGCTGATTTCGCAGAAGCGCACCATTGGCGTGCTGGTCGTGCAAAGCTACGGCGGCAACATTCGCTACAGTGAAAAAGATCGCGACCTGCTGAAATTCGTTTCGACCCAGGTGGCAACCGCCATCGAGCGCAAGCAGTCCGACGAGCGCATTCGCCATCTGGCCCAACACGACGTGTTGACCGACCTGCCAAACCGCGCCCTGTTCAATGATCGCCTGCAGGTCGCTATTACCCGGAATGCCCGTTACAAAGAGCATCTGGCATTGATGTATCTGGATTTGGACAAGTTCAAGCCGATCAATGACACCTACGGTCACGCTGTTGGTGATTTGCTGCTGAAGGAGGCCGCCGACCGGATTCGGCAGAGTGTCCGTGATTCCGATACCGTTGGCCGGATCGGAGGTGATGAATTTCTGGTGCTGTTGCATACCGTCAGCTCTGCCGAGGCCGCCACCATTGTTGCCGAGAAAATCCGCTCCGCGCTGGCCAAGCCGTTTTCCATTCTTGGCCATGAGCTGGCCATCTCCGGCAGCATTGGCGTTGCCATCTACCCCGAAAATGGTGGCGATCAGAAGTCCTTGGCTGCCTGTGCGGATGCCGCCATGTACCGTGCCAAACATGAAGGTGGCAATCGCTATGTCATCGTCGATGGGACCAAGGTGGCCGATGGCTGTTTTTCCGACAATGAAACAGTCGATGCTGATCGTGTTGATGGTGCTGCTCCCGCTGAAACCCGAAATGTCTGA
- the zapE gene encoding cell division protein ZapE codes for MPTASPLTAYQHALAVDGFVADSAQWRAVQQLQQCHEQLLSSDRAQPVSGVYLWGPVGRGKTWLMDQFYRCLLAHSSVPVKRLHFHHFMRWVHQRLFALSGTAAPLQALARELRAETRVLCFDELFVSDIGDAMILGGLLQALFDQGLVVVATSNQAPQQLYAEGFNRERLLPAIAAIERHMQIVSVDGEQDHRLHPGLMRQRYWLSGEGSGMAEAFAAFATAESVALPGERDERNSDLVLAHPPAFELGHLPIPVVRRNAKAIWFRFHDLCEQPLAALDFITLCDQFAAIFVSDVPNLSAQQRPGRIARGTEDAAERVAAGDRQLPALSIHDDSVRRFIALVDECYDRQIPLYVEAAVPMEVLYTEGYLSFPFRRTLSRLKEMQLQRFGAARRR; via the coding sequence CTGCCGACCGCATCCCCACTGACGGCTTACCAACATGCGCTTGCCGTTGATGGCTTTGTCGCAGACAGCGCGCAATGGCGCGCGGTGCAACAACTGCAACAGTGCCATGAGCAGCTGCTCAGTTCTGACCGTGCGCAGCCGGTCTCGGGCGTGTATTTGTGGGGGCCGGTTGGGCGCGGCAAAACCTGGCTGATGGATCAGTTTTACCGCTGCCTGCTTGCTCATTCATCGGTACCTGTCAAACGGCTACATTTCCATCATTTCATGCGCTGGGTGCATCAGCGATTATTTGCGCTGAGCGGCACTGCGGCACCGTTGCAAGCGCTGGCGCGGGAACTGCGGGCCGAGACTCGGGTGCTGTGTTTTGACGAGCTGTTTGTCAGCGATATTGGCGATGCGATGATACTTGGCGGTTTGTTGCAAGCGCTGTTTGACCAGGGCTTGGTCGTGGTGGCCACCTCGAATCAAGCGCCACAGCAACTCTATGCTGAAGGATTTAACCGCGAACGCTTGCTGCCGGCCATTGCCGCCATTGAGCGACATATGCAGATTGTCAGTGTCGATGGTGAGCAGGACCACCGCCTGCATCCCGGACTGATGCGGCAGCGGTATTGGCTGAGCGGCGAGGGCAGTGGAATGGCCGAGGCATTTGCGGCGTTCGCAACAGCGGAATCTGTCGCCTTGCCGGGTGAAAGAGATGAGCGGAATTCGGACCTCGTTCTCGCGCATCCGCCTGCGTTCGAACTCGGCCATTTGCCCATTCCGGTTGTTCGTCGCAATGCGAAGGCCATCTGGTTTCGATTCCATGATCTGTGTGAGCAGCCATTGGCGGCACTGGATTTCATCACGCTCTGCGATCAGTTCGCTGCCATCTTCGTCAGTGATGTACCCAATCTGAGCGCACAGCAGCGGCCCGGCAGGATCGCCCGTGGTACCGAAGATGCGGCGGAGCGCGTTGCCGCCGGCGATCGGCAGTTGCCGGCACTCTCCATTCATGACGACAGCGTGCGCCGCTTCATTGCCCTGGTTGATGAATGCTACGACCGCCAGATTCCACTGTATGTCGAAGCCGCGGTGCCAATGGAGGTGCTGTACACCGAAGGCTATCTGTCTTTCCCGTTCCGGCGCACCCTCAGCCGGTTGAAGGAAATGCAGTTGCAGCGCTTTGGTGCTGCCCGTCGTAGATAG
- a CDS encoding GIN domain-containing protein yields MLKQRIWRGLIAVLMLAMGPVSAAEGDVVPGFTKVTISVAGNTQIHAGGEYRVSIKAEVSMRQRIKVDVDGDTLRVYCPGNCGSLHHDGIDVYLPQLNELHLLNGGRIELDTGLPVANSLGLTVHNGGTIDAGNAIAERVVAEVHNGGRIVLAACSQLDTRIRNGGDIQYFGTPKISKDVINGGNVSSASGGESIVACNKAEANAAQ; encoded by the coding sequence ATGTTGAAACAGCGAATTTGGCGTGGACTGATTGCTGTCCTGATGCTTGCCATGGGTCCGGTGTCGGCGGCTGAGGGTGACGTGGTGCCGGGTTTTACCAAAGTGACTATTTCGGTCGCTGGCAACACCCAGATTCATGCTGGTGGCGAGTATCGAGTCAGTATCAAAGCCGAGGTTTCGATGCGGCAGCGGATAAAGGTGGACGTTGACGGTGACACGCTGCGGGTCTATTGCCCCGGCAACTGCGGTTCGCTGCACCACGATGGTATCGATGTCTACCTGCCACAGCTGAATGAGCTGCATCTACTCAATGGCGGTCGTATCGAGCTGGACACAGGCCTGCCTGTGGCTAACTCGCTCGGTCTGACAGTGCATAACGGCGGCACGATTGATGCGGGCAATGCAATTGCTGAGCGGGTCGTGGCAGAGGTGCATAACGGCGGCCGCATTGTGCTCGCTGCATGCAGTCAACTTGATACCCGCATCCGCAATGGTGGCGATATTCAGTATTTTGGCACACCGAAAATTAGCAAGGATGTGATCAATGGCGGCAACGTCAGCAGCGCCAGCGGTGGAGAATCCATCGTGGCGTGCAATAAAGCTGAGGCAAATGCGGCTCAGTGA
- a CDS encoding nuclear transport factor 2 family protein gives MSAEMTRQIGERDAALFTSIFDNCNAENVGAMVTDDFEFYHDKWGLTGNTKQQFVDSIAGMCKRIQDGTDFRARRELIQGSMKVYPLNNYGAVETGSHRFYALTPGQPDRLTETAQFTHIWKNEQGVWKLARVISFDHQLAK, from the coding sequence ATGTCAGCGGAAATGACCCGCCAGATTGGTGAACGTGATGCGGCGCTATTCACGTCGATTTTCGACAATTGCAATGCCGAAAACGTCGGCGCAATGGTGACTGACGACTTTGAGTTCTATCACGACAAGTGGGGCCTGACCGGCAATACCAAGCAGCAATTTGTCGATTCCATTGCCGGTATGTGCAAACGCATTCAGGACGGTACCGACTTTCGCGCCCGGCGCGAACTGATTCAGGGCAGCATGAAAGTCTATCCCCTGAACAATTACGGCGCCGTCGAAACCGGCTCGCACCGCTTTTATGCGCTGACCCCGGGCCAACCGGACCGGTTGACAGAAACGGCGCAATTTACCCACATCTGGAAAAACGAGCAGGGGGTCTGGAAGCTGGCGCGAGTGATCTCGTTTGATCATCAACTCGCCAAGTAA